A genomic region of Pseudomonadota bacterium contains the following coding sequences:
- a CDS encoding glycosyltransferase, which produces MINKSDNFQKTTLVFVVAYHAENHIESLFERIPEYLFNNTKIHFLVIDDASSDKTVELAANWTKRHGIHNVSILQNPVNQGYGGNQKLGYRYAIDNGFDLVVLLHGDGQYTPELLPEFLKIREETGADVILGSRMVNIKDARLGGMPFYKLIGNRILTGFQNLLTGMKLAEYHTGYRAYSTRFLQSIPFEINTNDFHFDTEIILQAHYINAEIVEFPIPTHYGDEKCHVNGLRYALKIILSTTKYVLHRIGMMCSLKYRNIKQVVYSDKKDHLYSSHTKALQIVKDKKPKTILDVGCGPGFIARHCESLGAKVTGLDYREPLQNMMSEFIKTDLEHGEFPADAFKYDLVLLLDVLEHLSFPEQLLLDLRNNSQSLKNVEAPLTVISTPNIAFIGIRINLLFGRFNYAERGILDITHKRLFTRSSLKRSLIDSGYIIEKIMPIGAPFQAVISGWLGKSLSTISNLLANLWPTMFAFQFMVLCRPRPGIKQILEQTKSSFGTDQTTPKSRL; this is translated from the coding sequence ATGATTAATAAAAGTGACAACTTTCAAAAGACAACGCTTGTTTTCGTTGTGGCGTATCATGCTGAAAATCATATTGAATCGTTATTTGAGCGCATTCCAGAATACCTTTTCAACAACACTAAAATTCACTTTCTTGTCATTGATGATGCATCTTCTGATAAAACAGTCGAATTGGCAGCCAACTGGACTAAACGACATGGGATTCACAATGTGTCGATACTCCAGAATCCAGTCAATCAAGGCTATGGCGGAAATCAAAAACTCGGCTACCGCTATGCCATAGACAACGGCTTTGATCTTGTTGTCCTTTTACATGGCGACGGACAATACACTCCTGAATTATTGCCTGAATTCTTAAAAATCCGGGAAGAAACGGGTGCTGATGTTATTCTGGGATCACGAATGGTTAATATCAAGGATGCCCGGCTTGGTGGCATGCCGTTTTATAAATTGATTGGGAACCGAATCCTGACCGGATTCCAAAATCTTCTCACCGGAATGAAACTTGCCGAATATCATACCGGTTACAGGGCCTATTCAACCAGATTCCTTCAGTCAATACCCTTTGAAATCAATACAAACGACTTTCATTTCGATACGGAAATCATCCTTCAGGCTCATTATATAAATGCTGAAATTGTTGAATTTCCAATCCCGACTCATTACGGAGACGAGAAATGCCATGTTAATGGTTTGAGATATGCCTTAAAAATCATTCTATCTACAACGAAGTATGTCTTGCACCGTATAGGAATGATGTGTTCGCTCAAATACCGCAACATCAAGCAGGTTGTCTATTCGGACAAAAAAGATCACCTGTACTCGTCACACACCAAAGCCTTACAAATCGTCAAGGACAAAAAGCCCAAAACTATACTTGATGTCGGATGCGGCCCAGGGTTTATAGCTAGACATTGTGAATCTTTGGGAGCAAAAGTAACTGGCCTGGATTATAGAGAACCCCTTCAGAATATGATGAGCGAGTTTATAAAAACCGATCTTGAGCATGGAGAATTCCCGGCAGATGCTTTCAAATATGATCTCGTCCTTTTGCTGGACGTTCTTGAGCACCTATCCTTCCCTGAACAACTCCTTCTTGATCTGCGCAATAACAGTCAATCCCTAAAAAACGTCGAAGCCCCTCTTACAGTAATTTCGACACCAAATATTGCCTTTATCGGGATACGAATTAACCTCCTGTTCGGACGATTCAATTATGCAGAACGGGGAATCCTGGACATCACCCACAAACGTCTGTTTACTCGTTCCTCCTTAAAAAGAAGCTTGATTGACAGCGGATATATCATAGAGAAAATAATGCCTATCGGTGCACCTTTTCAAGCGGTGATATCAGGCTGGCTCGGGAAATCTCTAAGTACAATTTCAAACCTGCTGGCGAATCTGTGGCCAACAATGTTTGCCTTTCAGTTCATGGTCCTTTGCAGACCCCGCCCGGGCATCAAGCAGATTTTAGAACAAACGAAATCTTCCTTCGGAACCGACCAAACGACCCCAAAGTCTCGTCTTTGA
- a CDS encoding efflux RND transporter periplasmic adaptor subunit: MRCIVQKIIILLSAISLFFSATVLAQDPPPAKVVTTNIILKEIAENRSFIGLLYYERISHVSSEVSGLVESIQVREGDHVKKGSALVHLNTEMLDKEITIQQTRIKQIELRIEQTAKNHKRLDGLYRQNGVSEKEYDDTFYAYQDAIIEKSTAEETLGKLLIQKRKSIINAPFDGVVLEKSVDIGDWVQQGKQLVRLACTDDLFVRVPVAENLLQYSSVGDEVTVMINAYKKEVAGKIFDIDPTADAKTKNIFLKIKIPVIEKIAENMSATVFVPTSSKRKLAIIPRDALIKFQGSDFVYSIKDGKAAILPVNIVSYLNGTIGADNPYFEPGMPVVIEGNERLRPDQSVIVVGE; this comes from the coding sequence ATGAGGTGCATTGTGCAGAAAATAATCATACTACTATCAGCAATCAGCCTGTTCTTCAGCGCCACCGTCCTTGCTCAGGACCCCCCTCCGGCAAAAGTGGTCACCACAAATATCATCCTGAAGGAAATAGCTGAAAACAGATCGTTTATCGGGCTTCTCTACTATGAACGGATAAGCCATGTTTCCTCGGAAGTCTCCGGGCTTGTGGAGAGCATCCAGGTGCGCGAAGGCGACCATGTAAAAAAAGGCTCGGCCCTGGTTCATCTTAACACCGAGATGCTTGATAAGGAAATAACCATCCAGCAGACAAGAATCAAACAGATCGAACTGCGTATCGAACAGACCGCAAAAAACCATAAAAGGCTCGATGGACTCTATCGCCAGAACGGCGTCAGCGAAAAGGAGTATGACGACACTTTCTATGCATATCAGGACGCCATCATTGAAAAATCAACAGCAGAAGAAACCCTTGGCAAACTCCTGATCCAGAAGCGCAAAAGTATCATTAACGCCCCCTTTGACGGGGTGGTTCTTGAAAAAAGTGTCGATATCGGCGACTGGGTACAACAGGGCAAACAACTGGTCCGCCTCGCCTGCACCGATGATCTCTTTGTCCGAGTGCCGGTGGCCGAAAATTTATTGCAGTATAGTTCCGTTGGCGACGAAGTGACTGTAATGATTAATGCTTACAAAAAGGAAGTCGCCGGGAAAATTTTCGATATCGACCCTACAGCCGACGCCAAGACCAAGAATATCTTCCTTAAAATAAAAATCCCGGTCATCGAAAAAATCGCTGAAAACATGTCGGCAACGGTTTTCGTGCCCACCAGCTCCAAAAGAAAGCTTGCGATCATTCCCAGGGATGCGTTGATAAAATTCCAGGGAAGCGATTTCGTCTATTCCATTAAAGACGGCAAGGCGGCGATCCTGCCGGTGAACATTGTCTCCTATCTTAATGGTACCATCGGCGCCGACAATCCTTATTTTGAGCCGGGCATGCCCGTGGTAATTGAAGGCAACGAACGTCTGCGTCCTGATCAATCAGTAATAGTTGTCGGAGAATAA
- a CDS encoding efflux RND transporter permease subunit — protein sequence MDIIKYSIGKPVTVAVAVILIVMFGILGLNKLPVQLTPDVETPQITVSTVWGGATPYEIEKEIIEKQEEVLKGLQGLTEMESSSFNNYGSVTLSFGLGTDLDDALLRVSNKMNEVSNYPDNANKPVIEAAGAQSSPVIWTFLKTKPGNDQHINTFKTFFENNVRQHLERVPGVGSLLVFGGTENELHITIDMNKMARHNISIGQITKAIQNSNRNISAGVLGMGKKNYRIRTVSQFQSPEDAMDVVLFDDGIKRVYLRDVAEVDLGYKKEDGSILHDGIQGIVVGVKKEQGANVLDLSDRMEEKVNWLNNGILAENGLYIDWVYDQRPYINTAIGLVKQNVLIGGLLAIAALLLFLRSLTSTATTAIAIPISAIGSFIFLWLMGRSLNVVSLAGISFAVGMLLDNSIVILENIDRHRKMGKDALSAAYDGAQEVWGAVLASSLTTVAVFLPVIFIQEEAGQLFRDIAIAITFSIILSLFVSISVIPTLIHQFYKRKKNSTSKFQKSIVGSKIASMIMKLSAFSLKNTFMRLTTIIVFTSLSILSAYLLIPSAEYLPQGNRNLILNILIPPPGYSVDKLKEMGEYIYKEAEPYFKEDGKDGIPQLKNMFYVGAERFNLFGGIGVHETRAKEMIPLFSRIMNSIPGIFGVSIQAGIFESGLGKGRTVDINISGKDIDEIVKVAQTLMFGVIPQKIPGAQTRPIPSLETSYPEVKIIPNKEKLAANGLSEDDLGVYADVLMDGRKIDEYRPEGIKQIDLVLKGNDLKYQTPEDILNGTIVNSYGNLIRIADVSTIEYGQGMPQINHLERDRTITLQVTPPADLPLQRSMEIIENDILAPLQQGGMLDNVNVTVGGNADKLDETRLALQWNLLLALLITYLLMAALFENFLYPLVILFSVPLAAAGGFAGLSAVNAFIAPQGFDVLTMLGFIILIGTVVNNAILIVHQSLNNVRYNGLVGIPAISDAVQTRIRPIFMSATTSVLGMMPLVLSTGSGSELYRGLGSVLLGGLALSTILTLFVIPALLAFIIKFERSRSNETA from the coding sequence ATGGACATCATCAAATATTCCATTGGCAAACCGGTCACTGTTGCCGTGGCGGTGATTCTCATTGTGATGTTCGGGATTCTCGGTTTGAACAAACTTCCTGTTCAGCTCACCCCTGATGTGGAAACCCCACAGATTACCGTGAGCACGGTCTGGGGCGGTGCAACTCCCTATGAAATCGAAAAGGAAATAATTGAAAAACAGGAAGAAGTCTTAAAAGGGCTCCAGGGCCTTACAGAGATGGAAAGTTCGAGTTTTAATAATTACGGCTCAGTAACTCTTTCCTTCGGGTTGGGCACAGATCTTGATGACGCACTGCTCAGGGTATCGAATAAAATGAATGAGGTATCCAATTACCCGGACAATGCCAACAAACCGGTAATCGAGGCAGCAGGAGCCCAGAGCTCTCCGGTGATCTGGACCTTCCTGAAGACCAAGCCTGGAAACGATCAGCATATCAACACCTTCAAAACTTTTTTTGAAAACAATGTCCGGCAGCATCTTGAGCGAGTTCCCGGGGTCGGGTCCCTGCTGGTTTTCGGCGGCACTGAAAACGAACTCCATATCACCATCGACATGAATAAAATGGCCCGCCATAACATTTCCATCGGCCAGATCACCAAGGCAATACAGAATTCCAACCGCAATATCTCCGCCGGTGTCCTGGGAATGGGCAAAAAGAATTACCGCATCCGTACCGTAAGCCAGTTTCAATCCCCTGAAGATGCCATGGACGTGGTGCTTTTTGATGACGGGATAAAACGGGTCTATCTGCGGGATGTGGCTGAAGTCGACCTGGGCTATAAAAAAGAAGACGGTTCCATACTCCATGACGGCATCCAAGGCATAGTTGTCGGGGTCAAAAAAGAGCAGGGAGCCAATGTTCTCGACCTGAGCGACAGAATGGAAGAAAAGGTGAATTGGCTCAATAACGGCATCCTTGCCGAAAATGGCCTGTACATCGACTGGGTATATGATCAGCGCCCCTACATCAATACCGCCATCGGCCTGGTAAAACAAAACGTCCTGATCGGCGGCCTGCTGGCCATCGCGGCGCTGCTCCTCTTTCTGCGAAGCCTTACCTCTACAGCGACCACTGCCATTGCCATCCCGATATCCGCCATCGGCTCCTTTATTTTCCTCTGGCTTATGGGCAGGAGTCTCAATGTTGTAAGCCTTGCGGGGATTTCCTTTGCCGTGGGCATGCTGCTGGATAATTCCATTGTTATTCTTGAGAATATCGACCGCCATCGAAAAATGGGTAAAGACGCTTTGTCCGCGGCATATGACGGAGCACAGGAAGTCTGGGGGGCGGTGCTGGCTTCCTCATTGACCACGGTTGCCGTGTTCCTGCCGGTAATCTTCATCCAGGAAGAGGCAGGGCAGCTGTTCAGAGACATTGCCATCGCAATCACCTTTTCAATTATATTAAGCCTTTTCGTGTCGATTTCGGTGATTCCAACCCTTATCCATCAGTTCTACAAACGAAAGAAAAACAGCACGTCGAAATTTCAGAAAAGCATTGTCGGTTCAAAAATCGCCTCGATGATTATGAAATTATCCGCTTTTTCTCTGAAAAATACTTTCATGCGCCTGACAACGATCATCGTTTTCACCTCGTTATCAATACTTTCGGCCTACCTGCTGATCCCCTCGGCGGAATACCTGCCCCAGGGAAACAGAAATCTTATTCTGAACATTCTGATCCCGCCACCTGGATATTCGGTGGACAAGCTCAAGGAAATGGGAGAATACATTTACAAGGAAGCAGAACCCTATTTCAAGGAAGACGGCAAGGACGGTATCCCGCAGCTTAAAAACATGTTTTATGTGGGGGCCGAGCGCTTCAATCTCTTCGGAGGGATCGGCGTCCACGAAACCCGCGCCAAGGAGATGATCCCCCTTTTTTCCCGCATCATGAATTCCATTCCCGGTATTTTCGGGGTAAGTATCCAGGCCGGAATTTTCGAGTCCGGCCTCGGTAAAGGCAGGACGGTTGATATAAACATTTCCGGCAAGGATATCGATGAGATTGTCAAGGTTGCCCAGACCCTGATGTTTGGCGTCATACCCCAGAAGATACCAGGGGCGCAGACCCGTCCCATACCGTCCCTTGAAACGAGCTATCCGGAAGTAAAAATCATCCCCAACAAGGAAAAACTTGCGGCCAACGGACTTTCGGAAGATGATCTCGGGGTCTATGCAGATGTCCTGATGGACGGACGTAAAATTGATGAATACCGCCCGGAAGGCATAAAACAGATCGACCTCGTACTCAAAGGCAATGACCTGAAATACCAGACACCGGAGGATATCTTGAACGGCACCATAGTCAACAGCTACGGCAACCTGATCCGGATTGCCGATGTCTCAACCATAGAATACGGCCAGGGCATGCCGCAGATCAATCATCTGGAACGGGACCGGACCATCACCCTTCAGGTGACACCTCCAGCAGACCTGCCCCTGCAGCGCAGCATGGAGATCATTGAAAATGACATCCTGGCTCCCCTGCAGCAGGGAGGCATGCTGGATAACGTTAACGTGACAGTGGGCGGCAATGCCGACAAACTTGACGAAACACGCCTTGCCTTGCAGTGGAACCTGCTGTTGGCGCTGCTCATCACCTATCTTCTGATGGCAGCGCTGTTTGAAAATTTCCTGTATCCCCTGGTCATCTTATTCAGCGTGCCGTTAGCCGCAGCAGGAGGCTTTGCAGGTTTAAGCGCAGTCAATGCCTTTATTGCACCCCAGGGATTTGATGTTCTCACCATGCTGGGTTTTATTATCCTTATCGGTACGGTGGTCAACAATGCCATCCTTATTGTCCACCAGTCATTGAATAACGTGCGTTATAACGGCCTCGTAGGTATCCCTGCAATATCCGACGCGGTGCAGACCAGAATCCGACCGATTTTCATGAGCGCCACCACCAGTGTTTTGGGCATGATGCCCCTTGTTCTTTCAACCGGTTCCGGGA
- a CDS encoding glycosyltransferase family 39 protein: MTWPDPRIDFGRELYVPWQILEGRHLYVALAYHNGPLSPYLNSLWFFLFGTSLRTLVLCNYMILLATSWIVYRILKEISGRLGAIFASSTFLLLFTFVNFTQTGNENWLTPYSHEITHGISLSLLALFLFNLSIMKKMSKYYAGAAGFFLGLVFLTKCEVFAAAISAFLFEFILLFISKEHRKKSGGILLCFFSGFIAPPLVSYIFFLSISSATEALQGVLGSWMYVFGQNNLESPYFSRNMGFDKPLQNIIRLLEVALSYAAIFLCSISIALISRKLTKFWHTTIAIITFVLPVILLWFFRQNIPWDSIFYPLPLILAFGILITLFQTYSPKTKNTSLNNSHFLRTGLFVFAFILLLKIILKTRIHYSGFGLAMPATLLLVVLLSEWLPAYVKKIGGSGRIFAALSTGIWTGIIICYLTFAHFIITSKTNIVGFGADSFFADARGIPIQKALNGILEHVEPDKTLKVVPATEILNYLSRRKNPLRYGNLNPHQVHIFGEHNILQDFKNNPPDYIVLADDHFKTFGHSYFGQSYAQSISLWISDNYKYVAWLAPAPPFANARTDILLFERTEPPSEDKIAKTLFTFEQFSQETKHD; this comes from the coding sequence ATGACATGGCCTGATCCAAGAATTGATTTTGGCAGAGAGCTTTACGTTCCGTGGCAAATACTCGAGGGCCGTCATCTTTATGTTGCTTTAGCCTATCATAACGGGCCTCTTTCACCGTATCTGAACTCCTTATGGTTTTTTCTTTTCGGCACCAGCCTACGAACATTAGTTCTTTGTAATTACATGATCCTCTTGGCAACTTCCTGGATCGTATATAGAATTTTAAAAGAGATAAGCGGCAGACTCGGGGCAATTTTTGCCAGTTCGACTTTTCTTCTTTTATTCACTTTTGTAAATTTTACCCAAACCGGTAATGAGAACTGGTTAACGCCATATTCCCATGAAATCACTCACGGCATTTCATTGTCGCTTTTGGCGCTGTTTCTATTCAATCTCTCGATAATGAAGAAGATGTCAAAGTACTATGCCGGGGCTGCTGGTTTCTTCCTCGGTCTGGTTTTTTTGACAAAATGTGAAGTTTTTGCGGCGGCAATTTCCGCGTTTCTCTTTGAATTTATCCTGTTGTTCATTTCAAAAGAACACAGAAAAAAATCAGGCGGAATCCTTTTATGTTTTTTTTCCGGTTTTATTGCGCCCCCACTCGTTTCATACATTTTTTTCTTGTCAATTTCATCTGCAACCGAGGCTTTGCAGGGAGTATTAGGATCATGGATGTACGTCTTCGGGCAGAACAATCTGGAATCACCTTATTTCAGCAGGAACATGGGGTTCGATAAACCTCTTCAAAATATTATCAGGTTGTTAGAGGTTGCTTTAAGCTATGCTGCAATTTTTTTGTGCAGTATCTCGATAGCATTGATCAGCCGGAAACTTACTAAGTTTTGGCATACAACAATTGCCATCATAACATTTGTCCTCCCGGTAATTTTACTATGGTTTTTCAGACAGAACATCCCATGGGACTCCATTTTTTACCCCTTGCCGCTCATCTTGGCTTTCGGGATATTAATAACTCTTTTTCAAACCTATTCCCCAAAAACAAAAAACACATCGCTTAATAACTCTCATTTTTTGCGTACCGGCCTTTTTGTTTTTGCTTTTATCCTTCTTCTGAAAATAATTTTAAAAACAAGAATACATTATTCTGGTTTCGGGCTTGCCATGCCGGCGACCCTTCTTCTTGTGGTTTTATTATCAGAATGGCTGCCGGCTTATGTAAAGAAAATAGGGGGTTCCGGACGAATATTTGCGGCCCTTTCAACAGGAATATGGACAGGTATAATCATTTGCTATTTGACCTTTGCACATTTCATCATTACTTCAAAAACTAATATTGTTGGTTTTGGAGCCGATTCATTCTTTGCCGACGCCAGAGGTATTCCCATCCAAAAAGCTCTCAACGGCATATTAGAGCACGTCGAGCCTGACAAAACTTTAAAAGTGGTACCCGCAACTGAAATACTTAATTATCTCTCACGAAGAAAAAATCCTTTGCGGTATGGAAACCTCAATCCGCACCAAGTTCATATTTTCGGTGAACACAACATCCTGCAAGACTTCAAAAACAATCCTCCCGATTATATTGTTCTTGCAGACGATCATTTCAAAACGTTTGGTCACAGTTATTTCGGTCAAAGCTATGCCCAGTCCATCAGTCTTTGGATTTCTGACAACTATAAATATGTTGCATGGCTTGCCCCCGCCCCCCCTTTTGCCAACGCACGTACCGATATTCTGCTGTTTGAACGCACTGAACCTCCATCAGAGGATAAAATAGCTAAGACCCTATTCACTTTTGAGCAGTTCTCGCAGGAAACAAAGCATGATTAA
- a CDS encoding MarR family transcriptional regulator, whose protein sequence is MTCCKEDSLARQIYITSQEMRNFAEKVLKPYDLTLEQLHLLKNMPAESGLSQREICDAANKNPANMTRILDRLEAKELVIRRDNPDDRRASLVFITKQGSSLVSEVHTVFDSFSTRLLNGISDKDQTQVIRSLEKISKNLNAMSADIENQSNT, encoded by the coding sequence ATGACATGCTGCAAAGAAGATTCACTTGCGCGTCAGATATATATCACTTCTCAGGAGATGCGAAATTTCGCCGAAAAAGTACTCAAACCGTATGACCTCACCCTTGAACAATTACATCTCTTAAAAAATATGCCCGCGGAATCCGGCCTGTCCCAACGGGAAATCTGTGATGCAGCAAATAAAAACCCGGCCAACATGACAAGAATCCTGGACCGGCTTGAAGCAAAAGAACTGGTGATCCGCAGAGACAATCCCGACGACCGTAGGGCCTCACTTGTCTTTATCACAAAACAGGGTTCATCCCTGGTAAGCGAAGTGCATACGGTTTTTGATTCTTTCTCAACCCGACTTCTTAATGGAATCTCCGATAAAGATCAGACCCAGGTGATACGTTCTCTTGAAAAAATCTCCAAGAATCTAAATGCAATGTCTGCTGACATAGAAAACCAATCCAACACATGA